Below is a window of Jonesiaceae bacterium BS-20 DNA.
CTCGTCCCAGTACGACTCTTCGCCGCGGTCGGACTCAGGCAGGTAACGCCGTACCTTGAGGGTGATATCAAAGGTCTTGATTTCACTCGCGGGCTTGGGCTGGGCGTTTTCAATTGTGGGCGACATCAGTAGTTCCGTTCCATCGGCTCGTACCGGGTCTGTACTACGGGCTTGGACCCGAGGACAACCTTGTACGTATCGAATTCTGATACGTGCGCAAATGCAGTGTCCAGGTTGATCTCGTCTTCGACGGACTCGTGGTTACCCTCCGAGCCTTCGAGTGGGCGACGGTAGATCATGGTGTGCTGCATGTAGTTTGCGTCATCACGGTCTGGGTAGTCCTCGCGGAAGTGGCCACCGCGTGACTCCTTGCGGTTGAGCGCTGCAATAACCGTGACCTCAGCGAGGTCCAGCAAGAAGCCGAGCTCGAGAGCCTCAAGCAGGTCCGTGTTAAACATTTTGCCCTTGTCCTGGACTGAAACGTTCTTATACCGGCCCTGAAGCACCCGAATATCAGCCAGTGCCTGGCGTAGGGACTCGTCGGTGCGGAAGACCTGGGCGTTAGCGTCCATGGTCTCCTGTAGCGCGCTACGTACCTCGGCTACGCGCTCACCGTCTGGGCGCGTGCGTAGTTCTTCAAGCTGGCGTACCACGGGTAGGTGGGCCTCAGCTGGCAGGTCAATGAAGCTCGCGGTCTTGGCGTAGGCGGCGGCGCTGCGTCCGGCGCGCTTACCAAAGACGTTGATATCGAGCAGGGAGTTGGTACCCAAGCGGTTGGCGCCGTGGACCGAAACGCAGGCCACCTCACCGGCCGCATAGAGGCCACGAACAACATCGGTTGAGTTCCGTAGAACTTCGGTTTCAATGTTGGTTGGGATGCCGCCCATTGCGTAGTGCGCGGTTGGGTATACCGGAACCGGTTCCGTGTATGGCTCAATACCTAGGTAGGTACGTGCAAACTCGGTGATATCTGGAAGCTTGGCGTCGATGTGAGCCGGTTCCAGGTGGGTCAGGTCAAGCAGAACGTAGTCCTTGTTTGGCCCGGCACCACGGCCTTCACGGACCTCATTTGCCATTGAGCGCGCAACAATATCGCGCGGGGCAAGGTCCTTAATGGTCGGTGCGTAACGCTCCATGAAGCGTTCACCATCACCGTTACGTAGAATTCCACCCTCACCACGGGCAGCCTCAGACAGCAGGATGCCCAAGCCCGCAAGGCCGGTTGGGTGGAACTGGAAGAATTCCATGTCCTCAAGTGGCAGTCCGCGGCGTAGAGCCAGGGCCATGCCGTCACCGGTCAGGGTGTGAGCGTTTGAGGTGGTCTTGAAGATCTTGCCCGCGCCGCCGGTTGCAAAGACGATCGACTTGGCCTGGAAGACGTGAATCTCACCGGTCGCAAGGTCGTAGGCAACCACGCCGGTTGCGTTGACCTCTTCGCCATCGGGGACATGCCCAGCAGATAGATCGTGATCAACGATGAGGTCGAGCACGTAGAACTCGTTAAAAAATTCAACGTCTTGCTTGACGCAGTTTTGGTACAGGGTCTGCAAGATCATGTGCCCGGTGCGGTCAGCTGCGTAGCAGGCGCGGCGTACGGCAGCTTCACCGTGGTTACGGGTGTGTCCACCGAAGCGGCGCTGGTCGATCTTGCCTTCTGGGGTGCGGTTAAACGGCAGGCCCATGCGCTCAAGGTCGAGAACAGCGTCAATGGCTTCTTTGGCCATGACCTCTGCTGCGTCCTGGTCTACCAGGTAGTCGCCACCCTTGACGGTGTCAAAGGTGTGCCACTCCCAGTTGTCTTCTTCCACGTTGGCCAGTGCGGCGCACATGCCGCCCTGAGCAGCACCCGTGTGGGAACGGGTTGGGTAAAGCTTTGAAATAACGGCTGTGCGGGCTTCCCCGGATGCCTCCAGTGCTGCGCGCATTCCCGCGCCACCGGCTCCGACGATCACTACGTCGTACTGATGGATCTGCATCTTGTTCGATGCCTCCTGTTTAGAAGTTTGAAGGGGAACGATCAGGCGGTGCAGATCGAGGGGAGCAGGTCTGCCGGGGCGCCGGGTGGGCACGGTTCAAACGTGAAGATCACAAGGGTACCGAGCACCACGGTGATGGTGAAGGCCAAGTACAACAGTACTTTCAGCGTTGCCCGGGTGCGGTACTTCTCTGCGTAGTCGTTGATCACCGTGCGGACACCATTGGTGCCGTGAATCATAGCGAGCCAGAGCATGAGCAGGTCCCAGATTTGCCAAAACGGACTGGACCACTTGCCACCAACAAAGGCGAAGTCGATTGCGTTGACGCCCTCGCCCACCATGAGGTTGACAAAGAGGTGACCGAAGATCAGGACAACAAGTAGGACACCGGACCCGCGCATAAAGAGCCAAGACCACAGTTCGTAGTTGGACCTGGTGATCTTCTTACGCTTATATGGCGCGCGTGGGTTTGGAATAGCAGTAGTCATCAGTGACCCCCAAAGACATTCATGAGGTGACGTGGCAGGAAGCCGGCCATGGTGGCAACGACGAGTCCCACAACAATCCAGAGCATCAGACGTTGGTACTTAGGACCCTTGGCCCAGAAGTCCACCAGGATGATGCGGATACCGTTGAAGGCGTGGAACACAATCGCTACAACGAGCCCGGCTTCACCAAGACCCATGATGGGGGTTTGGTAAGTACCGATCACAGCGTTGTACGCCTCAGGTGACACGCGCACCAGGGCGGTGTCGAGGACGTGAACAAGTAGGAATAGGAAAATAAGTACGCCGGTTACGCGGTGCGCAACCCAAGACCACATGCCTTCACGGCCGCGATAGAGCGTACCTGCAGGTGCGCTTGGCACTTTGGCGCCTCCTGTGGGAGCGAGTAGGGGTTGAGGCTTGTCCGCGTGGTGGCGGCGCAGTATTTACTGTCAACTTTGACCACGCGTAAAAGTCCCTGATTTCTCTCCACTGTAGTGAATAAAAAGTGCCGTTGTTGCAAAGTCCATGATTTTCGAACGCGTTTACCAAAGTTTGTGAGACATCCCACAGGGTGGGACGGCTTGATTCCGAAAGGCGTTATTAATTTGTCCACTATTGAGTATGCTCTGGATATGAATCACGCTGAAAATGATTTCTTTGCCGTTGTTCCGGCTGGTGGAGCAGGGACGAGGCTGTGGCCGCTATCGAGGTCCGGCTTCCCTAAGTTCTTGCATGACCTCACCGGAAGTGGCCGCACGCTCATTCAGGCCACCGTGGATCGGGTAGTCCCACTATGCGGCTCAAGCAATGTGATGGTTGTGACCGGCCAAGCGCATGAGGCCGCAATTCGGAGCCAGATCCCCGAGTTAGCTGACGGCGCGGTCTTGGCCGAGCCTTCTCCGCGTGATTCGATGGCGGCGATTGGGCTGGCAGCGGCGGTTCTGCAGGTAAGACACGGTGATGTCATCATCGGTTCGTTTGCCGCGGACCACGTGATTACTGACGATGCCGGATTTCAGCAGGCGGTACGTGACGGTATTGTTGCCGCACGCGCCGGCTATGTAGCCACCATTGGGATTTCTGCGACACGTCCGTCAATCGCCTTTGGATACATCCATACGGGAGGCTCTCTGGATCTGCCCGGAGCGCGCTCGGTACGCAAGGTTTCAAGCTTTACCGAGAAGCCAGACGCTCTCACGGCCCAGCGCTACTTGGCAACCGGGCAATACCGCTGGAATGCGGGAATGTTCATTACCAAAGTGTCGGTCCTGTTGGACCACCTGGCTCGGCTGCACCCGGCGCTTCACGCGGGACTGGTTGAGATCGCACAGGCTTGGGACACCGCGGACCGGCAAGCGACGCTCGACCGAGTTTGGCCCGGGTTGGACAAGATTGCTATTGACCATGCGGTAGCGGAGCCGGTTGCAGCTGCCGGAGGTGTTGCTGTGGTCCCGGCCAGTTTTGGCTGGGATGACGTAGGTGACTTTAATTCACTGGCCGCGCTGTTACCGGCCGAGGATGATTCTGGTTCTAAGGTTCTCGGCGACCCAGGTCAGGTAATTCGAATCCAAAGTGCCGGATCCGTAGTGGT
It encodes the following:
- the sdhA gene encoding succinate dehydrogenase flavoprotein subunit; protein product: MQIHQYDVVIVGAGGAGMRAALEASGEARTAVISKLYPTRSHTGAAQGGMCAALANVEEDNWEWHTFDTVKGGDYLVDQDAAEVMAKEAIDAVLDLERMGLPFNRTPEGKIDQRRFGGHTRNHGEAAVRRACYAADRTGHMILQTLYQNCVKQDVEFFNEFYVLDLIVDHDLSAGHVPDGEEVNATGVVAYDLATGEIHVFQAKSIVFATGGAGKIFKTTSNAHTLTGDGMALALRRGLPLEDMEFFQFHPTGLAGLGILLSEAARGEGGILRNGDGERFMERYAPTIKDLAPRDIVARSMANEVREGRGAGPNKDYVLLDLTHLEPAHIDAKLPDITEFARTYLGIEPYTEPVPVYPTAHYAMGGIPTNIETEVLRNSTDVVRGLYAAGEVACVSVHGANRLGTNSLLDINVFGKRAGRSAAAYAKTASFIDLPAEAHLPVVRQLEELRTRPDGERVAEVRSALQETMDANAQVFRTDESLRQALADIRVLQGRYKNVSVQDKGKMFNTDLLEALELGFLLDLAEVTVIAALNRKESRGGHFREDYPDRDDANYMQHTMIYRRPLEGSEGNHESVEDEINLDTAFAHVSEFDTYKVVLGSKPVVQTRYEPMERNY
- the sdhC gene encoding succinate dehydrogenase, cytochrome b556 subunit, coding for MPSAPAGTLYRGREGMWSWVAHRVTGVLIFLFLLVHVLDTALVRVSPEAYNAVIGTYQTPIMGLGEAGLVVAIVFHAFNGIRIILVDFWAKGPKYQRLMLWIVVGLVVATMAGFLPRHLMNVFGGH
- a CDS encoding mannose-1-phosphate guanylyltransferase yields the protein MNHAENDFFAVVPAGGAGTRLWPLSRSGFPKFLHDLTGSGRTLIQATVDRVVPLCGSSNVMVVTGQAHEAAIRSQIPELADGAVLAEPSPRDSMAAIGLAAAVLQVRHGDVIIGSFAADHVITDDAGFQQAVRDGIVAARAGYVATIGISATRPSIAFGYIHTGGSLDLPGARSVRKVSSFTEKPDALTAQRYLATGQYRWNAGMFITKVSVLLDHLARLHPALHAGLVEIAQAWDTADRQATLDRVWPGLDKIAIDHAVAEPVAAAGGVAVVPASFGWDDVGDFNSLAALLPAEDDSGSKVLGDPGQVIRIQSAGSVVVPGGGRVVTVLGLDDVIVVDTPDALLVTTRARAQQVKDIIGELRSRDLDELI
- a CDS encoding succinate dehydrogenase hydrophobic membrane anchor subunit; the protein is MTTAIPNPRAPYKRKKITRSNYELWSWLFMRGSGVLLVVLIFGHLFVNLMVGEGVNAIDFAFVGGKWSSPFWQIWDLLMLWLAMIHGTNGVRTVINDYAEKYRTRATLKVLLYLAFTITVVLGTLVIFTFEPCPPGAPADLLPSICTA